In Papaver somniferum cultivar HN1 chromosome 9, ASM357369v1, whole genome shotgun sequence, the genomic stretch ATGGGTTTCAGTAACCCTATTGGGGGGCTAGAATTAGAAGATAATACTTTCATAATTGAAGTTACAGAATGGAACCATAATTATGAGGGTTTAAATTTTGGGGATTGCTTGATTTGAAATGATCATTGTTTGAATTAAATGTTCATCTGTAAATTTGTTGTTTTTAAACCTTTTGATTAATGGTAAGGCCTCGtctccagatttttttttttggtggttATGAATTGATTGAACAATTGTTTCAGCTTTACTTTATGATGATGCCTGTATTGCTGAGTGAAGCTTGAAATGAGAAGGTGGCACCCTTTTTACATACAGGCAGTCGAGCACCATTTGGATATACTGTGTTTTAAGCTTTCTgggtttgattttttcatttttggttTGGTAGGCTTAGATGTACTGGTTGAAGATAATTTATGTCTAGATTTCAATCTAAATGTTGCTTGTATGAATTACTTGCAGTTATCAAATCATGCTGGGATAGTGAAAATGTAGAATACAGTAAATATTGGGGGGCTAGAATAAAACATTACTAATGGTGTGGTGGGTTAACAAGATTATATTTTGGGGGGTTGGGATATTCTTGGTCTCTCTTTGGTTTTGAGTCTCCAAAGAATTTTCACTTTATGTTCAGTTGGGGTTTCTGGAGTCCCAAGCTTTTTCACAATCATATATGGAGAAGAAGTAAAAGTAGATATTCCTCCCCTAACTCCCAAAACAACAACTGGAGATGACAGCGGATCCAAGATGCTTCCCCACACTCCGTTGACCCCTCTTAACAATCTGGAGTCGAGTTCCGATGAGGATTATCAGTCCAAGAATGAGACTGCCAAGGGAGATGGTGGTGTTAAAGGTACGTTAATTTCTCCCTTTTATGATTGTACTTTTGTATTATGTTTGTCCTGACTAAATAGTCACACTAATGttgaatgttttatttttttcagGGAGTACTTGCGGTCCAAAGGCTAGGAGATGTCTTGAACCAGTAATGACTCCATCAGCCAAGAAAGTCTGTTGTCTTCATGATGCGTCGTCAACTCCAGCGCCGGTTCTCGATATTCCTAAACCCCCGGAGGAAATGAAGTACGATGATCTATGTGTGGGAAACACTTTCAAAAGCAAGGGGGAGCTGAAACTTATACTTGCAATAGCCAaagtagaaagaaattttgagtacgCAGCTTTTAAATCCGACAGTCAGAGGTTTATTgccaaatgcaaagacaagacatGCAAGTGGCGTCTGCGAGCAGTTCCCTTAGATTCTTGTGGGTGGTGGAGACTCACAGTCGCAAACGATGTGCACACTTGTGGTAGTAACAAAAGGACTGACCCTGAATTAAGAACCAAAGTGGTGTCTGCTGGAATTGCAGAGCTTTTCAAGCACAAATTCAAAGAATTGGATGCGGCCTTTACGCCCAAACAACTGGTTAAGGACATAAAAAGGGACTATCATGTGGTCATCTGGTTAAGGACAAATTCATAAAATGTCAGTTGCCGCACCATGAAAGCTAGGGTTTTATATTTACTGATTGACTAATATCCAACTATATGGAAAGCAGGAGCTATAGAGTTCAATAGGTGAGCTTAATTTTGGCTCTCTCGAATTCGagataaaattttggttaatTTGGATTTCAaactcaaagttagggttttacaTATGTATTGGGTTTTTATCTAATTGGATGTTTATGAATTCAGTTTACAGTGATATAATGTTTCGGTTATCTTTAATTTTGTGGTTTAATAACTTTATTGGTAGGTTTCAGCTGATCATCCTCACTGTCCCAGACAACATCATTTGTAGAGGATTTATTTCGACAGCAAAAGGTTGCATTTGGTATGTATTTCGTAAACTATGTCTTTCCTCTTCCTCGATTTGATTTAATTTTGGGCAAACTTATGCAAATGTATGGATACTATCTTCCAAGCAAAATCTGGGATGTGAAAAACGGTTTGTCTTTGTTCTCTCAACATTGCAGCAAATTGAGCCTGATGCTCTAATTTTGTCTCATGCGCGAGAGTGAACAACTCTTATCTCATTACTTAATGGATAATCTCTTTTCTATGTCAACTATCTTCAAAATAAATTAGTTGGTCTTTACTCACTGTTTATGATCATGCAcaaggataaacaattttgttTGGCTGGGGTTGTATTAGATCAGTTTTACAAGACTTGTGTGGAATCTATATATGGGTAGAGAGTGATCATGCTCAAACTCTTACCTACGATACTAATGTGCAACGAGTACTTCTTAGCCTACTCTACGTATTCTTAAACCGATTCTATTACGTAACTTATTTCTCATTTGCGTCTATTAATTGGATGGTTTGAATAGTTATCTTCTTTTGAGGCTTTTGTTTAGTGTTCTGGCTTTGAAGTCCTCCGACTAATTTCAGTAGGAGTATCGTGTTCTGCAGTCATGTATATACATACAGTGGAAGTAGATTAAGCTCTTGCCATTAGCATTTATATTCATGTTTTCCTTACTTTAGGTTCATGAGTTAAACAACACACACTGAAGCTGCACTAGTAGAAGAAATTGAAAAATATGTTTAGCATCAAGTGCCTTATAGTTCTTGCATCAAGTGCTTTCAGAAGTAATACAAAGCACTTTTGTTAAGTATGTGCAGGAGAAATTTGCCTCTAATTTCTTCCATCTGTCATATGGGATTTTACCTTTTGTACCATGTGATGAAAGATCCTGGTAACTGGTTTTTAGATGTTGTCATTTTGCGCCTCATGTGAAACTTATTTTGATTATCTTTTCAATGGTTAGTTGATATATCTGTTGTCTTTTCTCTGCGCCAGTGGGAGGCCTTCACCTGTTTGCTTATTGGAATAAGTGTGAACCAGCTTCAGTCGCTACCTGCAGGGGCGACATCTTTGAGTACCCCACTGCAATGAGTGCATATTGCAGGGATATTTGTTAGTCCAGTACACTGGCTCGTTGAGATTTTGCTTCACAAGTTCAGAGATGAGCATTTTTTAGGGGGCATAGGGTGAATTGTGTCCAGTAAAGTGTGTGTTTCTCTTTTTGATTTCATTTCTCATTTTGGAAAATCTCTTGCCACAAGTCCAGCTAACCACAACCGGCAACAGTTTTCATCAACTTGTTGTACATGAATGAATAGTTACTTTTCTACATATTATTTTACAGTAGAACACAATCTGGTTGAAATAAATTTAAGCCCACAATCTGGTTGAACCAATTTGAAGCTTTAAAAACTTGTTTTACAGAATTTGTGAAATTTCTTAAAGAAATTGGAATAACCTGAAATACTCATGTACCTCAAAGTTATCCCAAAAGGGCATCAGTTTTTATCCCATAAAAGGGCATCAGTTTTTATCCCATAAAAAGTAAGAAATATATTGCTTCCAGAACATGTCTTTCTATTTATAAAATCCACCAAAAGGGCATCAGTTTTTATCCCATAAAAAAGTACAAGCTAAAACAGAAAATGTAAAGTAGGCGATCTTTCATCTTTGCACCATGACTCCTTGTTCCTAACTGAGGCACACTTATATGAACAAGTGTAGGCCCTATTTGgtaacttctcttttcttttttttaacagGAAAAATGGATAATATTGATCGAAAGAAACTACATGAGagttttgatttttgttaaagaGAGAGCAAAAAGTGATCCGAGGAGCGCAAATTTCTCACACATgttcaaaaacaactaaaactctacgtcgtcttctttttggataatagtcatgaaccctagaaaattACATTAGGCTTTTAAAAATCTCGCCTTCGCCAAACAGGATAATAAGAAAAGGGAAAACGTTGATATCGTGATCTATGTTATTATACATGAAACTAGCGCACAAATGTGGATTAAGAATTAACTTTGCACCGTTTCTCCCACCTACACAATTCATGTGGTAATGGAAGCGTGGGTTTAAAATCTGGACATCGCTCCACATAACGGAAACAAGTTTGAGCCTTTGAGGAAGCTCGTACAGATACTGATCCTAAACTCCAATGCCTCTAAAtggtaatgattttttttttttaataatatgtGAATTGTGAACAGGTATGCTAAAATCAAAACTCTCAATCGGTCAACCTTGTGACTATTCTCACATTTCCGATTAACACTAACATGTCCACGAACTAACTTAACATCAACAATACTAAAGAGCAGTAAGTAATGAGAAGAACTGAAATGAGTCAAACGTCCTCTTGCAGAGATATTGTTCCTGTTACAAAGTAGCCTATCATGTCGTAATAAATCCCCCAAAATCCCTCCACACTTGCATAAGAAATCGACACACCGTGATTAGTTagggattcttcttcttttgattcttCTTTTCACGAAAGAGGAAGACGTCAATAGAAATcagatgtgttttttttttacatgtgtgAAGGGGAGATGGGATTAGTAAGGATATTTTAGGCTAATTTAGAAAAATATACTGAGTTAGCTATAGTCAGTGAGTTGACTACGATTTTTGCATTCTTCGGATCAtattttgctctccctttaacaaaaatcgagAGTTTTATCTTGTTGGATCAAAATTTGAATCCAGTCAGGGAAAGAATTAGATTACTAAAAATAGATAATATGGAATCTTACAAATTTAGCTAGAGAGTCTGCTATGTGGTTTGCATCCCTGTGCACATAAGTGCAAGACCAAAAGAAAAAGGAACTTAAAATGTTTAAAGTATCTTTTATTAAGATGTGAATAGTCCATTTCACAGCTGTGTGTTGACTATTAACAACATTGATGACGTTTAAGCAATCACCCTCCAGTTGCAACCTTGTTAAGCCTTTTTGTTTAGCCCACAGAACTGCCTCTAAGAGTGCATACGCCTCTGCTTGCTCATGATCTATTGCTTGGGCTGCGTCTCCTCGCAATCCATTGCAGTCACCTGCAAAATTCCTTGATATTAGAGACCATCAAGACAAACTGTTACTATCCACATATGATGCATCAAAGTTTATTTTTATGCAATCACTATCTGGGGGAGACCAGTAGTGATGAGATTGTATTATGGCCTGGTTGATATTAGACGGAACCAAAATGGTACTTCTCCAATCATTCAGCTGCATAGTAATAGAAGCATCAATAGTGTCAGCATTAGGATTAACATTATCAAAGGATTTAGCACATCTTGCTTTCCAAATTAACCACATACAAATAGCAGCAGACTCATATTGACTGAAATCTAAAGCAACTGAGATGTAACCTGCCTGAAAGAAATGAGTTACCCATTGATGTAGATCAATATTACTGAGAGAGTTATATAATCTATCATTAAACTTAATCCAAATATTTCTAGCAACAAAGCAAGTAAGGAAGAGATGCTGAGGGAATTCAGGGCCTTGATCACAAAGAGGACAATCAGTACACTGATACTTAGTGATTCTAGCTAACTTGGATCTAGTTGGCAAGCATCTATGTAAA encodes the following:
- the LOC113308380 gene encoding uncharacterized protein LOC113308380 yields the protein MLPHTPLTPLNNLESSSDEDYQSKNETAKGDGGVKGSTCGPKARRCLEPVMTPSAKKVCCLHDASSTPAPVLDIPKPPEEMKYDDLCVGNTFKSKGELKLILAIAKVERNFEYAAFKSDSQRFIAKCKDKTCKWRLRAVPLDSCGWWRLTVANDVHTCGSNKRTDPELRTKVVSAGIAELFKHKFKELDAAFTPKQLVKDIKRDYHVVIWLRTNS